In a single window of the Bactrocera dorsalis isolate Fly_Bdor chromosome 2, ASM2337382v1, whole genome shotgun sequence genome:
- the LOC105232487 gene encoding general odorant-binding protein 83a: MHSRKTLLGTLLWIGFLLNLIWAQKELRRDETYPPPELLKELRPVHDSCVAKTGVTEEAIKEFSDGDVHEDELLKCYMYCVFEETDVLHEDGEVHLEKILDKLPESMHVIALHMGKKCLYPKGDNKCERAFWLHRCWKEADPKHYFLI, encoded by the exons ATGCACTCCCGAAAGACTCTCCTGGGCACATTGCTGTGGATAGGTTTTCTGTTAAACCTTATTTGGGCGCAAAAGGAGCTGAGACGTGATGAAACC TATCCACCCCCGGAGCTGCTGAAGGAACTACGGCCTGTTCACGATTCCTGCGTTGCCAAGACGGGAGTGACAGAAG AGGCCATAAAGGAGTTCAGCGATGGGGATGTTCACGAAGACGAGCTGTTGAAGTGTTACATGTATTGTGTGTTTGAAGAAACGGATGTCTTGCATGAGGACGGTGAAGTGCATTTGGAGAAGATACTGGACAAATTACCGGAATCCATGCATGTCATAGCTTTGCATATGGGCAAGAAGTGTTTGTATCCGAAGGGCGATAATAAGTGTGAACGCGCGTTTTGGTTGCATCGCTGCTGGAAGGAAGCGGATCCAAAg CATTATTTCTTGATCTAA
- the LOC105232486 gene encoding pheromone-binding protein-related protein 6 → MVLTGTRRGQAFHAFLIVALSSSLTLMHVQAQEPRRDDKWPPPAVLKMAKIFHDICVEKTGVTEEAIKEFSDGQIHEDEALKCYMNCLFHEIDVVDDNGDVHLETLFNTVPGTVRNQLINMAKECEHPEGDTLCHKAWWFHQCWKKADPVHYFLP, encoded by the exons ATGGTTTTGACTGGCACTCGGCGCGGCCAAGCGTTCCACGCATTTCTAATTGTCGCGCTGTCGTCATCGCTGACTCTGATGCACGTACAGGCACAGGAACCGCGGCGTGACGACAAA TGGCCGCCACCAGCCGTCCTGAAAATGGCCAAAATATTCCACGATATTTGCGTTGAAAAAACTGGGGTCACAGAAG AGGCAATTAAGGAGTTCAGTGATGGACAAATACACGAAGACGAAGCGCTCAAGTGCTACATGAATTGCTTGTTCCACGAGATCGATGTGGTGGACGATAACGGTGACGTTCATCTAGAGACGCTCTTCAACACCGTACCGGGTACCGTACGTAACCAGCTGATAAATATGGCGAAGGAGTGTGAGCATCCAGAAGGCGACACGCTGTGCCACAAAGCATGGTGGTTCCACCAATGCTGGAAGAAGGCCGATCCAGTG CATTATTTCCTACCATAA